ATAGCCGCATGTTCCGGTTTTTTGGCGGCGTGCCGCGGCTGATCGTGCCGGATAATCTGAAGTCCGGCGTCAACAAGGCGTCGTTCTACGATCCAGAGATCAACCTGAGCTATGGCCGGATGGCCTCGCATTACGGTGTTGGTGTTTTGCCGGCCCGGCCGCGGCGCCCGAAGGACAAGGCGAAGGTGGAAGCCGGTGTCCGCTTTGCCCAGAGCTACATTCTGGGCCGGTTGCGCCAGCAGACTTTCTTCTCTCTGGCTGAAGCCAACCAGGCGATTGCCGGCATGGTGGAGCGGATCAACGCGCATGTCATGCGCAGGCTCGGCGTCAGCCGGCGGCATTTGTTCGAGACGATCGAACGCCAGGCTTTGGCGGCATTGCCAGAGACCGACCATGAGTTTGCGGAGTGGGGTTTTGCCCGCGTCTCGCTGGATTATCATGTCGAGGTCTGCGGCTTTTTCTACTCGGTGCCGCATCAGCTGATCCGCCAGCAAGTCGATACCCGCGCCACCGAGCGGATGGTTGAGATCTTCCACCAAGGCAAGCGGGTCGCGGTGCATCAGCGCCGCTATGGCGGTCCAAGGCACGGCACTGCCCCTGAGCATATGCCGAGCGCGCACCGGCGCTACGCCGCATGGACGCCGGAGCGGTTCCGCTCATGGGGCGCATCGATCGGCCCGCAGACCGAGGGGCTGATCATCGCCATCCTCGCCAACCGGCCGCATCCGGAACAGGGGTTTCGGACATGCCTTGGCATCCTGCGGCTGTTCAAGGAGTTGGACCGTCCGCGCGCCGAGGCGGTGGCGGCCCGAGCGGTCGCCTTTGGCGCGTTCAACTACAAGAGCATTGCCTCGATCATCGCCAGCAAGCTCGACCAGACGGCCAGCCCGCCAGATGAGGCGCAGGCGGTGCTGACCCACAGCAATCTGCGCGGCGCCGAATATTTTCACTGATTTCCACTGAAAGGAACAAGCATGCTCACCCACCCGACCCTCGACCTGCTGCACAAACTCGGCCTGCACGGCATGGCCAAAGCCTTCAAGGACCTCGACGCCCGGCCGGAGGTTGCCGGTTTGGCCCATGGCGAATGGCTGGCTTTATTGCTCGAGCACGAGGCCACGTTGCGACAGCAGAAACGCTTCGAGAGCCGCGCCCGCGCGGCCAAATTGCGCCAGTCCGCCAGCGTCGAGGATGTCGATTACCGCGCCCCGCGCGGCCTCGACCGGGCACAGTTCCTGAAACTCGCCAGCTGTGACTGGGTGCGCGCCCGGCATAATCTGCTCATTACCGGCCCCTGCGGGGTCGGCAAAAGCTGGCTGGCCTGCGCGCTGGGCCAGAAGGCTTGCCGCGAGGATCTCTCGACCGCC
This portion of the Acidibrevibacterium fodinaquatile genome encodes:
- the istA gene encoding IS21 family transposase; amino-acid sequence: MRQIRQTLRLASDGISARAMGRMLGVARSTIQDNLKRAQAAGLAWPLPADLSDAVLEERLFARSGAPRGVRRRAEPVWSELVCELKRPGVNLMVLWEEYRAGHPEGYSYSRFCDLFREFEARLSPVMRQEHRAGDKVFVDYSGKKLGITDPATGIVRMAEIFVAVLGASNYTYAEASWTQTLPDWIGAHSRMFRFFGGVPRLIVPDNLKSGVNKASFYDPEINLSYGRMASHYGVGVLPARPRRPKDKAKVEAGVRFAQSYILGRLRQQTFFSLAEANQAIAGMVERINAHVMRRLGVSRRHLFETIERQALAALPETDHEFAEWGFARVSLDYHVEVCGFFYSVPHQLIRQQVDTRATERMVEIFHQGKRVAVHQRRYGGPRHGTAPEHMPSAHRRYAAWTPERFRSWGASIGPQTEGLIIAILANRPHPEQGFRTCLGILRLFKELDRPRAEAVAARAVAFGAFNYKSIASIIASKLDQTASPPDEAQAVLTHSNLRGAEYFH
- the istB gene encoding IS21-like element helper ATPase IstB; protein product: MLTHPTLDLLHKLGLHGMAKAFKDLDARPEVAGLAHGEWLALLLEHEATLRQQKRFESRARAAKLRQSASVEDVDYRAPRGLDRAQFLKLASCDWVRARHNLLITGPCGVGKSWLACALGQKACREDLSTAYHRVSRLFSALALARADGRYARTLRQIARLDLLILDDWGPETLNADQRRDLLEIIDDRHEMRSVIITSQVPVERWYEIIGDPTIADAILDRLVHNAYRIELTGESLRKKRDPAPAHART